From the Desulfosarcina sp. BuS5 genome, one window contains:
- a CDS encoding DUF4416 family protein has translation MSIPSPPQPAKLIIGLFMKDKELDEQVAEGLIQQFGAIDVISSWLPFDYTDYYQSEMGAPLFRRMFSFKELIDQGALADIKTVTNSIEEKYYANNKRLVNIDPGYMLPSRFVLATGKNYSHRIYIGKGIYADLTLIYTKGGFTTLPWTYPDYAAKHMLAYLLMVRKKYISDYKNKFSGKIE, from the coding sequence ATGAGCATTCCAAGCCCTCCTCAGCCCGCAAAACTGATAATCGGACTCTTCATGAAGGATAAAGAACTTGATGAACAAGTCGCAGAGGGGCTTATACAACAATTCGGTGCCATTGATGTTATAAGTTCGTGGCTTCCATTCGATTACACAGACTACTACCAATCTGAAATGGGCGCGCCCCTTTTCAGAAGAATGTTTTCCTTCAAGGAGCTGATTGATCAGGGCGCTCTTGCAGATATAAAAACAGTCACAAATTCAATCGAAGAGAAATACTACGCCAACAATAAACGCCTTGTAAATATTGATCCAGGCTATATGCTACCTTCACGTTTTGTTCTGGCAACGGGAAAAAATTATTCTCATAGAATCTATATTGGAAAGGGAATCTATGCAGATCTGACGCTAATCTATACAAAAGGCGGGTTCACAACATTACCCTGGACATACCCGGATTATGCCGCTAAACATATGCTCGCCTATCTTTTAATGGTACGCAAAAAATATATATCTGATTACAAAAATAAATTTTCAGGAAAAATTGAATGA
- a CDS encoding Trm112 family protein, with protein sequence MSINKELLDILACPKCKGDIYLDDAGNGLICDKCKLIYEIKDDIPIMLIEKARPVTP encoded by the coding sequence ATGTCAATCAACAAGGAACTCCTTGATATCCTGGCCTGCCCCAAGTGCAAGGGCGATATATATCTTGATGACGCAGGCAACGGTCTTATATGTGACAAATGCAAACTGATCTATGAAATCAAAGATGACATTCCGATCATGCTGATTGAAAAGGCCAGGCCTGTAACCCCTTGA
- a CDS encoding CBS and ACT domain-containing protein, which yields MLVSKSMSKMVFSISAKSSLSKAITLQQKCQVNMFPVLDKGKLVGVLTDHDIQRASISDKIPLDTHEAIDIVSKVPVREVMTPNPITIPQDYTVGEAAKILLRNKIAGAPVLDTDGHVIGVLTRSDVLRVMILLTGINKKSFQYALRVKDQPESISQIVHVMRDHGCRFASLLISYHGVPAGSRDVYIRVYDIKDDVATKLIHKLNEIATVHYVVDTISEERRIIIE from the coding sequence ATGTTAGTTTCTAAATCTATGAGTAAAATGGTATTTTCCATTAGTGCTAAGTCTTCTCTATCAAAAGCGATCACGCTTCAACAAAAGTGTCAGGTAAACATGTTTCCGGTTCTTGATAAAGGTAAACTTGTGGGAGTTCTAACTGATCATGATATTCAAAGAGCTTCGATTTCAGACAAAATACCACTTGATACTCATGAAGCAATAGATATTGTTTCAAAGGTACCGGTAAGAGAGGTTATGACACCAAACCCTATTACCATACCACAAGATTATACTGTGGGAGAGGCCGCGAAAATTTTATTGCGCAACAAGATAGCCGGAGCCCCTGTGCTGGACACGGACGGCCATGTAATAGGCGTTCTGACCCGGAGTGATGTCTTGAGGGTTATGATATTACTTACGGGAATTAATAAAAAAAGTTTTCAGTATGCCTTGAGAGTTAAGGATCAACCAGAATCTATTTCTCAAATAGTTCATGTAATGCGTGATCATGGGTGCCGTTTTGCAAGTCTTTTAATTAGTTACCATGGGGTGCCGGCAGGTTCAAGGGATGTTTATATACGCGTATATGATATAAAGGATGATGTTGCTACCAAGCTCATTCATAAATTAAACGAAATAGCAACAGTTCATTATGTGGTAGATACCATAAGTGAAGAGAGAAGAATAATAATAGAATAA
- a CDS encoding DUF6178 family protein produces the protein MDQENGILLQKGKDLHKIREKILALPPEKALDAILESEQPSAVVQSFQEDDFYFLINDIGLNDAVELLSLASTRQWEYILDIETWDRDRIDLKSVTQWIHVLLTAAPKRLIQWLRDKKKELIEFYLFKNLELKIREHDQEPSELGDGFFTDDDTFYVKPRFNPYGEISASAMYARGYDSESIPSEHEEMERSQTLLELIKHLSAYDHILYQQILLESAAILPAEVEEEQYRLRNVRLAEKGFLPFEDAIGIYIPLKPKNIEKLGQKIFAAASDKNPFRSAPQYPLPNLKIKNIFTQALQTIEIDEIIEHIQQEFAGLANQIISADQKPVKSRADLRKVVEKACGYINIGLESLSREFSVTGKKNIAAYIKKYPLALIFRIGYSSALELKWRVDRWLEKSWFAGQNLPLPFWGEEWTGLLGGLLIKKPLFYDNYKSGVLYREFFSTEEIAATAEILSMITNFDDIFSKMDVIIKSAEAYEQLDYKNLILTLWCNDQIDSINTQGKFLPVDFDKFKPFFDDLWEDTQETNNKQKQIKLKAKESFLNWLSGRTGMEKYDLYTGFGLILEKLFSEIEAEYGRIATKDLDPKYVRMFLFE, from the coding sequence ATGGATCAGGAAAACGGAATACTCTTACAAAAAGGTAAAGACCTACATAAGATCAGGGAAAAAATTCTTGCCCTACCCCCTGAAAAAGCCCTTGATGCCATCCTGGAGTCGGAGCAGCCTTCTGCTGTTGTCCAATCATTCCAGGAAGATGACTTTTATTTTTTAATTAATGACATCGGATTGAACGATGCCGTAGAACTTCTCTCCCTGGCATCCACACGACAGTGGGAATATATTCTGGATATAGAGACATGGGACAGGGACAGGATTGACCTCAAATCCGTCACGCAATGGATCCACGTTCTCCTTACAGCCGCGCCAAAACGTTTAATCCAGTGGTTAAGGGATAAAAAGAAGGAATTGATTGAATTCTATCTTTTTAAAAATCTCGAGCTAAAGATAAGGGAGCATGATCAGGAGCCGTCCGAACTGGGGGATGGTTTTTTCACTGATGATGACACCTTTTATGTTAAGCCGCGCTTTAATCCTTACGGAGAGATCTCTGCCTCTGCAATGTATGCCCGGGGATATGATTCCGAATCGATACCTTCGGAACATGAGGAGATGGAACGGTCACAAACTCTCCTGGAATTAATTAAACACCTTTCAGCCTATGATCATATCCTGTATCAGCAGATCCTTCTGGAATCTGCCGCTATCCTGCCGGCAGAGGTCGAAGAAGAGCAATACAGGTTACGGAACGTAAGACTTGCTGAAAAAGGTTTTCTTCCTTTTGAAGATGCCATAGGTATATATATCCCATTAAAACCAAAAAACATTGAAAAACTCGGCCAAAAAATTTTTGCGGCTGCTTCTGACAAGAACCCATTCCGTTCAGCCCCGCAATATCCCTTGCCAAATCTGAAAATTAAAAATATATTTACCCAGGCTCTTCAAACCATCGAGATTGATGAAATTATAGAGCACATTCAGCAGGAATTTGCGGGACTTGCTAATCAAATAATCTCCGCAGACCAAAAACCGGTTAAAAGCAGGGCTGATCTGCGTAAGGTCGTAGAGAAAGCATGCGGTTATATAAATATTGGCCTGGAAAGTTTATCCAGGGAGTTTTCCGTAACCGGCAAAAAAAATATTGCCGCATATATAAAAAAATATCCCCTGGCGCTTATCTTCAGAATCGGGTACAGTTCAGCCTTGGAATTAAAATGGCGGGTGGATAGATGGTTGGAAAAAAGCTGGTTTGCCGGTCAAAATTTACCACTCCCATTCTGGGGAGAAGAATGGACAGGTCTGCTGGGTGGACTACTGATAAAAAAACCACTTTTTTATGATAATTATAAATCCGGCGTGCTTTACAGGGAATTTTTCTCAACCGAAGAAATCGCGGCAACCGCTGAAATATTAAGCATGATCACAAACTTTGATGATATTTTTTCAAAAATGGATGTTATAATAAAATCGGCTGAAGCTTACGAACAGCTTGACTATAAAAATTTAATTCTAACCCTATGGTGCAATGATCAAATTGATTCAATAAATACGCAGGGAAAATTTTTGCCTGTCGATTTCGATAAATTCAAACCCTTTTTTGATGATTTGTGGGAAGATACGCAAGAAACTAATAATAAACAGAAACAAATAAAACTCAAAGCAAAAGAATCATTCCTGAACTGGCTCTCAGGAAGAACAGGAATGGAAAAATACGATCTTTATACCGGATTCGGCCTGATCCTGGAGAAACTCTTCTCTGAAATAGAAGCCGAATACGGCAGGATAGCAACAAAAGATCTTGATCCCAAGTATGTGCGGATGTTCCTTTTTGAATAA
- a CDS encoding AmpG family muropeptide MFS transporter, producing MSDESHRRCIQLKDSFRVICSGRMLVTLIMGFASGLPLLLTLSVLQAWMKEENIDLSLIGLITLVQIPYTWKFLWAPLLDRFIPPFLGRRRGWLFLIQIALVCAIAGLGFTDPVHHFRMMIFTALLISFLSASQDIVIDAYRREDLPDKELGLGSSLYIYGYRMGTLLASGGGLILADHIPFAYVYLIMAACMLPCIFTTLFAPEPVVPGNTPKTLREAVIAPLMEYFSRRSALLMLAFILLYKIGDTMAGAMTIPFYLDVGFSKTEIGTVVKLFGTWAVIVGAITGGFLMLRLGIRRSLWIFGFLQAISTGCFALLVKTGPSIIALSFVISFENLSSGMGTAAFVAFMASITDKRFTATQYALLSSLMAFPRVLASAPTGFMAQSAGWEFFFIICMLVAAPGMLLLPKIAPWNLANGSGKRNTLTKR from the coding sequence GTGAGTGATGAATCGCACAGGCGCTGCATCCAGCTAAAAGATAGCTTCAGGGTAATCTGCAGCGGCCGGATGCTTGTAACCCTTATAATGGGTTTTGCGTCCGGTCTGCCGCTCCTGTTGACCCTGTCTGTTCTGCAGGCATGGATGAAGGAAGAAAATATTGATCTGTCTCTTATCGGACTCATCACCCTGGTACAGATTCCATATACCTGGAAATTCCTGTGGGCGCCTCTGCTGGACCGTTTTATTCCGCCTTTTCTCGGCCGCAGAAGAGGATGGCTCTTTTTAATACAGATTGCCCTGGTATGTGCCATAGCAGGTTTAGGGTTTACCGATCCTGTGCATCATTTCCGAATGATGATATTTACTGCTCTGCTTATATCCTTTTTGAGCGCTTCCCAGGATATTGTAATTGATGCCTACCGTCGTGAAGACCTTCCCGACAAGGAACTGGGACTCGGCTCCTCTTTATATATATACGGGTACAGAATGGGTACCCTGCTCGCTTCAGGAGGCGGTCTTATCCTGGCGGATCATATCCCTTTTGCTTATGTTTATCTTATCATGGCGGCCTGCATGCTCCCATGTATATTTACCACGCTATTTGCACCGGAACCGGTTGTGCCGGGAAATACGCCGAAAACATTAAGAGAGGCGGTAATTGCCCCTCTAATGGAATACTTCAGCAGACGGAGCGCTTTGCTGATGCTGGCCTTTATACTGCTCTATAAAATAGGCGATACCATGGCCGGCGCCATGACCATACCCTTTTATCTTGATGTGGGATTTTCGAAAACCGAAATCGGCACGGTCGTCAAATTATTCGGAACATGGGCTGTTATTGTCGGCGCGATTACAGGAGGCTTTCTTATGCTCCGCCTTGGAATAAGACGAAGTTTATGGATTTTCGGTTTTTTACAGGCGATCTCCACCGGATGCTTTGCCCTTCTGGTTAAAACAGGTCCCAGCATAATAGCTTTATCCTTTGTCATATCCTTTGAAAATCTGAGCAGCGGCATGGGAACCGCCGCCTTTGTGGCTTTTATGGCAAGTATTACGGATAAAAGATTTACAGCCACACAATATGCCCTTTTGAGCAGCCTTATGGCCTTTCCCAGGGTTCTGGCCTCGGCTCCAACCGGATTTATGGCCCAAAGTGCGGGCTGGGAATTTTTTTTTATAATATGTATGCTGGTGGCAGCGCCGGGAATGCTGCTTTTACCAAAAATTGCCCCCTGGAATTTAGCAAATGGATCAGGAAAACGGAATACTCTTACAAAAAGGTAA
- a CDS encoding phosphoenolpyruvate carboxykinase (GTP) has protein sequence MTDIKKPIDIVQEIGGFRTIEAARQVFKEKMDKENLSKIEKIETTEVLIKIANAIAMCDPDTIFIVTDTEEDNRFVREFSLKKGEEKKLTMEDHTIHYDLREEQGRIIDKTYYITDPEEFISSLANRIDRPDALEYIQNNMKGLMRGHKMFIGFYMRGPVGSPVANPALEITSSAYVGHSAEILYRNAFSVFDKEIERSGHFFTNIHSEGLNRPEDLPHARVFMDRKKQTTYSFLCTYAGNTLLLKKGNHRFVVDRSVYEYRGTQLAEHMFITGIEEPEGRITWFTGAAPSGCGKTTTAMAGDHFIGDDLAQMRIAEDGSIRSINPEKGIFGILEDVNREGDPVLMDCLRKPGTEVIWSNVLIDDNGVPYWTGCGEDIPDKGFTFYGPWEKGMLDKNGNELPISHPNARCTLNASALSNCSERIEDPDGVVIGVITYSGRDSDTMPPIRVAKDSDHGVVIGACLVSEATTAEIGATGVKRAPWANAPFIPGVLGDYMDSQFKFYGNKLIAANKQPVMAGLNYFLTEEARGGSSKKLLGEKRDVKVWLNWLAKLVHRDIDVIKTPIGNIPKFKDLQKIFETKINKEYTIDLYNKQFSLYLDNILKRIDLQVDAYRKGTHIPERIFEIMDEQKEELFKLKDKYGAVVTPYQLEENDK, from the coding sequence ATGACTGATATAAAAAAACCTATAGATATCGTACAGGAAATAGGTGGGTTCAGAACAATAGAAGCGGCAAGGCAAGTTTTTAAAGAAAAAATGGATAAGGAGAATCTTTCAAAAATCGAAAAAATCGAAACCACCGAAGTTTTGATCAAGATAGCAAACGCCATAGCAATGTGTGATCCTGATACAATTTTTATAGTAACCGATACCGAAGAGGATAATCGTTTTGTCAGGGAATTCAGTTTAAAAAAAGGGGAAGAGAAAAAACTGACGATGGAGGATCATACCATCCATTATGATCTTAGGGAGGAACAGGGCAGAATTATAGATAAAACATATTATATTACCGACCCTGAAGAGTTTATCAGCTCTCTTGCAAACAGGATAGACCGACCGGATGCCCTTGAATATATTCAAAACAATATGAAAGGTCTTATGCGCGGGCATAAGATGTTCATAGGATTTTATATGCGCGGGCCTGTTGGTTCACCGGTTGCAAATCCTGCCCTGGAAATCACCAGCTCGGCTTATGTCGGTCACAGCGCTGAAATCCTTTATAGAAACGCATTTTCGGTTTTTGACAAAGAGATTGAACGGTCAGGTCATTTTTTTACAAATATACATAGTGAGGGGTTGAACCGGCCTGAAGACCTGCCCCACGCAAGAGTCTTTATGGATCGAAAAAAGCAGACAACATACAGTTTCCTTTGCACTTATGCTGGTAACACGCTTTTGCTGAAAAAAGGGAATCACAGGTTTGTCGTTGACAGGTCGGTATATGAGTACAGGGGAACCCAGCTTGCCGAGCACATGTTTATTACCGGAATTGAAGAACCGGAAGGCCGAATAACATGGTTTACCGGAGCTGCACCGAGTGGGTGCGGGAAAACGACCACGGCCATGGCCGGCGACCATTTTATAGGTGACGATCTTGCTCAAATGCGGATAGCCGAAGATGGTTCAATCAGATCGATTAACCCTGAAAAGGGTATTTTCGGTATTCTTGAGGATGTCAACAGGGAAGGCGATCCTGTTTTGATGGACTGCCTACGAAAACCCGGCACTGAAGTAATCTGGTCTAATGTACTGATAGATGATAACGGCGTGCCCTACTGGACCGGCTGCGGAGAAGATATACCGGATAAAGGTTTTACATTTTACGGTCCCTGGGAAAAAGGGATGCTGGACAAAAATGGTAATGAGCTTCCCATATCTCACCCGAATGCACGCTGCACTTTAAATGCAAGCGCTCTTTCAAACTGTTCTGAAAGGATTGAAGATCCTGATGGTGTTGTAATCGGGGTTATAACATACAGCGGTCGGGACAGTGATACCATGCCGCCTATCCGGGTTGCAAAAGATTCTGATCACGGTGTGGTAATCGGTGCCTGCTTGGTATCGGAAGCAACCACAGCCGAAATCGGAGCAACCGGAGTCAAGCGGGCTCCATGGGCCAATGCTCCTTTTATACCAGGTGTTTTGGGCGATTATATGGATTCACAATTCAAATTTTACGGCAACAAACTGATTGCTGCCAATAAACAGCCTGTAATGGCAGGCCTGAACTATTTTCTTACGGAAGAAGCAAGAGGCGGCTCTTCAAAGAAACTGCTCGGCGAAAAAAGAGATGTCAAAGTCTGGCTGAACTGGCTTGCAAAACTAGTTCATAGGGATATTGATGTTATCAAAACTCCCATAGGCAACATTCCAAAGTTCAAAGATCTGCAAAAGATCTTTGAAACGAAAATTAATAAGGAATATACAATTGATCTCTATAATAAGCAATTTTCCCTGTATCTTGATAACATATTGAAAAGAATAGATTTACAGGTTGATGCCTACAGAAAAGGAACACACATTCCTGAAAGGATTTTTGAAATTATGGATGAACAAAAAGAAGAACTTTTTAAACTTAAAGATAAATACGGAGCAGTTGTAACACCGTATCAGCTTGAGGAAAACGATAAGTGA
- a CDS encoding transposase, with the protein MLLTESAPFIKQYIEDLNNSLEQYKPGAGLTFTQKAWLSFCLTGILMVNAVCWAKFERASLGNYKLAALSWMFRKGKISWDNLLVGSVRRILKKYGITNGVIVFDESDRARSKNTKRIYKAHKQKHKASGGYVNGQTVVLLLLVTDSITVPIGFKFYMPDPVVSAWKKEEERLKKKGLPKSKRPVKPAFNPEYPKKIQLALLLLENFKKYYPKITVKCVLADALYGSKEFMNGASNILGGVQIISQLKSNQNIRYKGKKKTITDYFNMINKGVNCTIRVRGGEKVNATVSSARLKVDAHDGNVLFVIALKYEGEDEYRYLAATDVSWRTVDIIQAYSLRWLVEVFFEDWKLYEGWGQEAKQYDEEGSSRGLILSLLLDHCLLLHPEQEACIENKTPVFTVGSLQRKTQMDVLMECVKSLLQQQDPGEKLKEMGQVIKKVFRLMPSGKHMSGRTIGRLGPTPSLSRKYCPC; encoded by the coding sequence ATGCTATTAACTGAATCTGCACCATTTATCAAACAGTACATTGAAGATCTCAACAATAGCCTGGAGCAATACAAACCTGGTGCGGGATTAACATTTACCCAGAAAGCATGGCTAAGCTTTTGTCTTACCGGTATATTAATGGTAAATGCTGTATGTTGGGCAAAATTTGAACGGGCGAGTCTGGGCAATTATAAATTAGCAGCTCTATCTTGGATGTTTCGTAAGGGTAAGATTTCATGGGACAATTTACTTGTTGGAAGCGTCAGGCGTATTTTGAAAAAATATGGTATCACAAATGGTGTAATTGTTTTTGATGAGTCTGATCGTGCCCGTTCTAAGAATACAAAGCGAATATACAAGGCTCATAAGCAAAAACACAAAGCAAGCGGAGGTTATGTTAATGGGCAAACAGTTGTTTTGCTTCTTTTGGTCACAGACTCTATAACCGTACCTATTGGTTTTAAGTTTTACATGCCTGATCCAGTTGTTAGTGCCTGGAAAAAAGAAGAAGAGAGATTGAAAAAAAAGGGACTCCCGAAGAGTAAGCGTCCTGTCAAACCAGCATTTAACCCTGAGTATCCGAAAAAAATTCAATTAGCCCTGCTCTTACTTGAGAATTTTAAAAAATATTATCCTAAAATTACTGTTAAATGTGTATTGGCTGACGCTTTATACGGTTCAAAAGAATTTATGAATGGAGCCTCTAATATTTTGGGAGGAGTGCAAATTATCAGCCAATTAAAGTCAAATCAAAATATACGATACAAAGGTAAAAAAAAGACAATTACGGATTATTTCAACATGATTAACAAAGGTGTAAATTGCACCATTCGTGTGCGAGGCGGTGAAAAAGTCAATGCAACAGTGAGCAGTGCCCGCCTTAAGGTTGATGCACACGATGGCAATGTGCTTTTTGTGATAGCTCTTAAATATGAAGGGGAAGATGAATACCGTTACTTAGCTGCCACTGATGTGAGTTGGCGCACAGTTGACATTATTCAAGCATATTCTTTGAGATGGCTTGTAGAGGTTTTTTTTGAAGACTGGAAGCTTTATGAAGGATGGGGACAAGAGGCCAAACAATATGACGAAGAAGGATCAAGCCGAGGCCTGATCTTGAGTCTGTTGCTAGACCATTGCCTCCTCCTTCACCCTGAGCAGGAGGCCTGCATAGAGAACAAAACTCCCGTGTTTACCGTGGGAAGTCTGCAAAGAAAAACTCAAATGGATGTTTTGATGGAATGTGTCAAATCTTTGCTGCAACAACAAGATCCCGGTGAAAAACTTAAAGAAATGGGCCAAGTTATCAAAAAAGTTTTCCGACTTATGCCATCGGGAAAACATATGAGCGGAAGAACTATAGGTAGATTGGGGCCAACACCTTCTCTATCACGTAAATATTGTCCTTGCTAA
- a CDS encoding nitroreductase family protein — protein sequence MIEDLIKKNRSCRRFYQNHSINIEMLNQLVNLARLSASAANLQPLRYILSCDASTNSEIFSCLTWAAYLKDWAGPVEGERPSAYIIILGDTELTKDFWCDHGIAAQSILLGAREKGLAGCMIGLINKEKLRKILSIESKYRIMLVLAIGKPKEEAAIEKLGADGDIKYWRDENQIHHIPKRGLQDIIIKSYTR from the coding sequence ATGATAGAAGATCTTATAAAAAAAAACAGAAGTTGCAGAAGGTTCTATCAAAACCATTCCATAAATATAGAGATGTTAAATCAATTGGTGAACCTGGCGAGGTTATCGGCTTCAGCAGCCAATCTGCAACCTTTGAGATACATACTCTCCTGCGATGCATCAACTAATTCTGAAATATTCTCATGCCTGACCTGGGCGGCTTATCTAAAAGACTGGGCCGGTCCAGTGGAAGGAGAACGTCCCTCGGCTTATATTATAATACTGGGTGATACTGAGCTGACCAAAGATTTTTGGTGCGATCACGGTATCGCCGCTCAGAGTATTCTTTTGGGGGCCAGGGAAAAAGGGCTCGCAGGCTGCATGATCGGTCTGATTAACAAGGAAAAATTAAGAAAAATACTCTCTATAGAATCAAAATATAGAATCATGCTGGTTCTGGCAATCGGGAAACCGAAAGAAGAAGCCGCAATAGAAAAGCTCGGAGCTGATGGTGATATAAAATACTGGCGCGATGAAAATCAAATTCACCATATCCCAAAAAGAGGATTACAAGATATAATTATTAAAAGTTATACTCGATGA
- a CDS encoding XTP/dITP diphosphatase: protein MKNLPTIVLATRNNGKILEISDLLKKFPVIIKNLDDFGPIPEVEEDGNTFEENAYKKASFTAKILGLPTIADDSGIVVEALGGAPGIYSARYGGTDATDEERCTRMLKELEGKENRKAAFECVISIAVPTGAALTYEARCEGLIAEHPSGINGFGYDPIFYYPSFDKTFAEITRAEKSYVSHRGKAMREVRDEFDKVLIWIEQNMPIFEKFQCNGL from the coding sequence ATGAAAAATTTACCTACCATTGTTCTTGCAACCAGGAACAATGGAAAAATACTTGAAATATCAGATTTATTAAAAAAATTTCCTGTTATAATCAAAAACCTTGATGATTTTGGGCCGATACCTGAAGTAGAAGAGGATGGAAATACTTTTGAAGAAAATGCTTATAAAAAAGCGAGTTTTACGGCAAAAATTCTCGGTCTGCCTACGATTGCTGATGATTCCGGGATTGTTGTCGAAGCCCTTGGAGGAGCGCCGGGTATATATTCGGCACGTTATGGCGGCACAGATGCAACAGATGAAGAGAGGTGCACCAGGATGCTGAAAGAACTTGAAGGTAAAGAGAATCGAAAAGCCGCTTTTGAATGTGTTATCTCCATAGCTGTACCTACGGGCGCCGCTCTTACTTATGAAGCACGCTGCGAAGGCCTGATAGCAGAGCATCCATCGGGAATAAACGGCTTCGGATATGACCCGATATTTTACTATCCTTCGTTTGACAAAACTTTTGCTGAAATAACCAGGGCAGAAAAAAGTTACGTCAGTCACAGGGGCAAGGCTATGCGTGAAGTCAGGGATGAATTCGACAAGGTTCTAATATGGATAGAACAGAATATGCCGATTTTTGAAAAATTTCAGTGTAATGGATTGTAG